One Helianthus annuus cultivar XRQ/B chromosome 7, HanXRQr2.0-SUNRISE, whole genome shotgun sequence genomic region harbors:
- the LOC110866450 gene encoding protein FAR1-RELATED SEQUENCE 5-like: MEEMSGLMRTTSRSESENHFFGQVYNSKATLVKFMTHYETAIEAQRHTHRKNDHESRYKRPQLKSNYQLLEGQAIDIYTKSIFCDVQAELIEIADCINQRYEDQPDGQTFSACHYRDIVFGVFQAFEQFGLLCRHIFYVLRIMDIKEFPKQYILNRWRKDASLNCSPEYSISREDITELDPDVQKELSLYKDHVQSYMKKVQDMQIVAPPASTRDRFAEITGQYKTTRIR, from the exons ATGGAAGAGATGTCGGGTCTTATGCGAACGACATCGAGGTCAGAGAGTGAAAATCATTTTTTTGGTCAAGTGTACAATTCGAAAGCTACTCTTGTTAAGTTCATGACTCATTACGAAACTGCAATAGAAGCACAGCGTCACACGCACCGGAAAAATGATCATGAATCTCGATACAAACGACCCCAGTTGAAGAGTAATTACCAATTGTTGGAAGGCCAAGCTATTGACATATACACAAAAAGTATTTTTTGTGACGTTCAAGCTGAGCTAATTGAAATTGCGGATTGCATAAATCAACGTTATGAAGATCAGCCCGATGG acaAACATTCTCTGCATGCCATTATAGAGatattgtttttggcgtttttcag GCTTTTGAGCAATTTGGTTTGCTATGTCGACATATATTCTATGTTTTGAGAATTATGGACATTAAggaatttccaaaacaatacattTTGAATAGATGGCGCAAAGATGCTTCCCTAAACTGCTCTCCCGAATACTCAATTAGTCGTGAAGATATTACTGAGCTTGATCCCGATGTGCAAA AGGAGTTATCTTTATACAAGGATCATGTTCAATCTTATATGAAGAAGGTTCAAGATATGCAGATTGTTGCTCCTCCCGCTAGTACTAGGGATAGATTTGCCGAGATAACCGGTCAATATAAAACGACAAGAATCCGATAA